From one Lycorma delicatula isolate Av1 chromosome 2, ASM4794821v1, whole genome shotgun sequence genomic stretch:
- the Pdf gene encoding pigment-dispersing factor codes for MRTTMIFGVLILSVALCLQCSLSAHYPDDRVLADSPLPARELFNWLYEITLRNENQHKRNSEIINSLLGLPKVLNDAGRK; via the exons atgagAACTACAATGATTTTTGGAGTATTGATCTTAAGCGTCGCCCTTTGCTTACAGTGTTCTTTGTCAGCACACTACCCAGATGATAGAGTACTTGCTGATTCAcct CTTCCTGCACGTGAACTATTCAATTGGTTGTATGAAATAACTCTGAGAAATGAAAATCAACATAAACGCAATTCGGAAATTATCAACTCACTTCTTGGACTTCCTAAAGTACTCAATGATGCTGGAAGAAAATGA